The DNA region TCGGGGGCAGTTTGCCAATAGATTATAAACGTTTTAATGCAATCGTTTGTTCACTGCAAGAGGTTGGTAGGTTAGTATGTTTATAGGTTAGTATGTATGAAAAATGTTCCCTATTCTTACAACATACCAACTTCATGGATTTACGAATCGGCTGGATTAAGTTTTATCTGGCAACATCACGGCTCGAATGTCAGGTTTTCCAGATTGTGGTAAAAATTGCCCTGATGCGCTGTGAATTTCAGCACGCAGTAGTCAGGGTCATCAATTCCCAGCGGATAATATTTTTCAAAGCCGTTCCGCCAGACCAGCTCGCGCGATTTCCTGTCATTCAGGATGGAAACTGTGCCTGTAAGCATCAGGCCTTTCCAGGTCGGCTGGTCCAGAAAATAGACGGAAGCCTTAGGATTAGTTTTAAACTGGGAGACACGTTTGGATGAGGTGTTGGTGGAAAACCAGAATTCCCGGAGTCCTTCATTTTTCATTTTCAGCATGGC from Candidatus Wallbacteria bacterium includes:
- a CDS encoding pyridoxamine 5'-phosphate oxidase family protein, whose product is MQDSLQMIEKSQIALLGSVDDQGFPNIKAMLKMKNEGLREFWFSTNTSSKRVSQFKTNPKASVYFLDQPTWKGLMLTGTVSILNDRKSRELVWRNGFEKYYPLGIDDPDYCVLKFTAHQGNFYHNLENLTFEP